A region of the Leptospira venezuelensis genome:
AAATAGATTCCGTAGTGGTAAAAGGAAAAAGTCAGCCAATCATCATATATGAAATTTATGAATCAGACGATCCTCATATTCGCAAACTAAAGGATGCTACCCTGGCTTTGATCTCCAGGGGGATCATTTTGTATAAGGTAGGAAATTTTAAGGAAGCCCTTCAAAATTTCGAACAAGCCCTAAAAGTTTATCCGGAAGATATAGTGGCAATTTTATATCGAAAACGTTGCCAAGAATATATTGAAGCTCCTCCAGTTGGAAATTGGGTCGGAGTACAACATCTTTTGGAAAAGTAGAAGATTGTTTTTCGCTTTCCATAAGACCAAAGGATCATAAGAATGATCACCTATGATTTCTTATCCGGTTTACAAACTCATTCATATCCTTGGTATTTTATTCTTATTTTCCGCGTACGGTGGTCTAGCACTTCACGTATTAGGAGGAGGCACAAAAGAGAACGCTCCTAAAAAACTAATCGCTTCCGCTCATGGAATAGGTATGACTCTCGTACTTTTGGGCGGTTTTGGAATGTTAGCAAGGATAGGACTTCTAACCAGTTTTCCTGGTTGGGTGATTGCTAAGATTGTGGTCTGGTTGATCTTTGGTGGACTATTGACTGCGTATTATAAAAAGCCTGAGTTTGCAAAGATACTATGGTTCGGTCTTCCTGTGCTTGGTACATTCTCCGCTTATTTGGCATTGTATAAACCGTTTTAAGTTTTTATTAAAGTTTTATCAGAGGATCCCGTTTTCATTCTTTGAAAGCGGGAACAAAAACAAAAAGTGAAGGGATGAACTTATGGCAAAGGTAAATGTTTCCAAGTCAGTCAAAAAACCGTCTTCTAAAAAAGATAACAGCTTAAAACCGATCAAAGATTTTTTAGGTTCTCGCAGTCTTCCTGCTCCTGTGGATCGTTTGGAAGATGTTCGTAAAAGAGCGAGAAGATTTAGAGATAAATTTTTATCTGGGCCACAAGTGGTATATTACAAATCCTTTGATTTAGTCCGAGTGCCTTATCCTACTAAATATGCCCTACTGAATGCATTTAGTCTTCCAACACCATTCTTGCATATAATCAATCGATTGTTTATCATCCAATACAAAACATCTGAAGGGATTAAAACTCTACTTTTCTCTCCATCCGATGTGGATGCAAACGCAGAGACTCCTTTTTTCAAAAGACTTTCCCAAAGTTTTGGACCTTTTCAAAATATTGGAAGAAAGATCATGGCTCCTACTTTGAACACTGTAGAGGAATGTTTGAAACAAGTAGGACTTCCTCCGGAGAAAGTGGATTATATTTCCTTTGATCATTTGCATACTCAGGATCTGCGCAAATGGTTAGGGGCGAATGGTCAGCCAGGATATTTTCCAAATGCAAAATTATTGGTCATGAAAGAAGAATGGGATTCTATCCAAGGACTTCTTCCTCCTCAATCAGATTGGTATTGCCCGAATGGTTCCGGTGGTATCTCTATGGACAGAATTGTTCTTTTGGATTCTGATACAGAACTAGGCGGGGGAGTTGCTTTGATCAAAACTCCTGGTCATACTTACGGAAATCATAGCTTGGTAGCAAATACTCCGGAAGGGATCTTTGTAACCAGCGAAAATGGAGTGAGTGCGGATAATTATAATCCACTCAAGTCTCGCATTCCTGGCGTGCGCAAATATGCTAAAAACACAGGAATGGAAGTGATCTTAAACGGAAATACTTTGGAGATTGGCCTAGACCAATACATCTCTATGGTTTTGGAAAAAGAGATTGCTGGTCCTTCTTTGCGAAATCCCGAATTCTTTAATGTTATGCCTTCTTCTGAAATGAGCGGGTTCTGGCTTTTTCCAGGTACAAGCCCAACCTTCTCATTTGGACAATTAGAATTCGGTAATATAGTTACCCATTAGGAAATATACATGAATATACTCATCACTGGTGCAAGCGGCGGTTTGGGAAAAAATCTGGCGGAGAAAGCTTACGCTTTAGGTCATAATATACTTCTCACAAATCTAAACGAAAAGGCTCTAAAAGATTACATTACTAAACAAAAGTTTGATAAGAACAGGGTATTGATCTCAAAGTTAGATGTTACTTCTCCTTCTGATTGGAAGAAGGTTATGGATCTGGCTTATAAAAAGTGGGGAAAGCTGGACATTCTAATGAATGTGGCAGGATACCTTCTTCCCGGTTACATTGAAAATGTAAGCCCTAAAGATATTGATAAGCATATAGATATCAATGCTAAAGGTTTGATGTATGGAACTAGAGAAGCTTCTATCCGAATGATTGCACAAGGTGGAGGGCATATTATAAATATTGCATCTTTGGCAGGTGTTGCTCCTATTCCTGGAATTTCTCTTTATTCTACTTCTAAATTTGCAGTCAGAGGATTTTCACTTGCGGTCGCCCAAGAATTGAGGCCCAAAAAAGTATTTGTGAGTGTAGTTTGCCCAGACGCGATCCAAACACCAATGCTTGATCTACAAAAAGATTACGAAGAAGCTTCCATGACATTCTCCGGGAATCGATATCTCAAAACGGAAGAAGTGACTGATATTATTTTTAATAAGGTTATTCCTAACAAACCAATGGAAGTTTTGATCCCAGGTTCCAGAGGATTTTTGGCTAAGGTAGGAAGTTTTCTACCTGGTTTGAATGCTTTACTCAGTCCTTCTCTTATGAATAAAGGTAAGAAAAAACAAACAGTCTATAAAAAGGTTTAAGTTGGACCTTTCTTATTTTTTCAATTTGGCTGGGGTCACAGTGTTTGCTGTATCAGGAGCCTTGGCCGCTGCGGAAAAAAAGACATATCATGCGGATGCATTCAGTGTATTCTTCACTGGATTTATCACTGCGATCGGTGGTGGAACTTTAAGAGATATTACTCTCGGAAATTATCCGGTTTCTTGGGTTTCCGATTCGAATGTCCTTTGGGCAATTTTTGCAGGCTTCGCGATCACATTTATATTTCCTAGATTTTTAATCCGAATGAAAACGGGGATTTTCTTTTTCGATACGGTAGGGATCGGGATCTATACTGTAATCGGAACTAGGATCTCATTACTGAGCGGAGTAAATCCATTCGCGGCAGCGATCTTAGGTATGGTGTCCGCTGTATTCGGGGGAGTGATCCGAGATACTTTGATCAACGAAGTTCCTATGATCTTCCGAAGAGAAATTTATGCAACTGCCTGTTTGGCGGGAGCGATCTTGTACATTGTGCTGGATAGATACGAAGTGAACGGAAGTTTAAATACTGCTGTCTCTGCTTTGCTTGTTATAATAGTTAGAATGATTGCTGTCCGATTTAATCTTTCTCTTCCTAAATTCCGTTTGCCTGAATAGTCTAACATTCTAAAATCCGATTTGGTTTTTCGGAGGAGAATCTAGGATGTATAGAAAAGGGTCTAATCACGGATTACTTTGGATTTTTGCAGTCGCACTTTTACTGATCGTTTTTATAAAACCCAAAGATAACGGGGTTTCTTACACTTCTTATTTTAAAGATCTGAATACAGAGTTGAAACAAAACGGTCCCGGAAAACCGATTGTGCTTCTTGATTTAGATCGTTTGGATTCCAATCTGAAACTTTTGAAAGAAAAGATCAAACTTCCTTTGTCTTATAGAGTGGTTGTGAAATCTCTTCCTTCTATAGATCTACTTAAATATATCGTAAATGCAACAGGTTCTAAAAGGCTGATGGTATTTCACTCTGGGGATATCATCATGTTATTGAATGATCCAGAATTCCAAAAATTTGATATTCTTTTAGGAAAACCAATGCCAATTGCAGCTTTGGAAAATATATATTCTAAAACCAAAAAAGAAAATTTTCAAAATGTACAATGGCTGATCGACACTTCCAATCGAGCGACACAGTATCTAGAGTTTGCAAAGAAGAAGGAACTAAAATTACAATTAAGTTTAGAGATCGATATAGGATTACATAGAGGAGGATTTTCTAACCCGGAAGATTCGCTGGCAGTGTTGGAACTCCTACAAACGAATCCTAAAAGTATAGAACTTTCCGGATATATGGGTTACGAACCTCATGTTGCTTCTGTACCTGTAATCTTTGGGGATAAGATTTCCGCCATGGAAAAATCTCTCCAAAACTCCCTAGATAAATATTCGGATTTTATAAAACTAGGAAGAGAGAAATTCCCGAATTTATTCCAGAAGGAAATGGTATTCAACGGAGGCGGAAGTAAAACTTATAGTTTCTACCAAAAGAATCCAGGAATAGTTAACGATGTGTCCTTGGGTTCTGCTTTAGTGAAACCTACTGACTTCGATGTGGAAAGTTTAGAAGAACATAGCCCTGCTGCGTTTATTGCAACTCCAGTTTTGAAAAAATTAGAAGGTACTAAAATACCTTTTTTAGAATCTTTATCCTTTCTATTCCCGATTTGGAATCCGAATCAAGAAGTAACTTACTTCATTTACGGAGGGGCATTCTCCGCAAAAAAGGAATCTCCTAAAGGGCTCGAAGATAATTCTTTATTCGGGTCAAGCACCAACCAAAGTATTTTGAACGGATCGAAAGCTACCAACTTAGAACCGGATGATCAAGTATTCTTTAGGCCTACTCAAAGTGAGAAGGTAATGGCGGAGATGGGAGAAATCCATCTGGTTCGTTCTGGTAAATTGATAGGAATATGGAAAACTTTTATCAATTAAGATAAAATAATTTCTGATATAAGGCTTGGAAGAACACCTCATCCAATGAAAGAACAAACTCTTTCGAATCGTACCATGGCAGGTTACGCATCCGCAGAAGTGGGAATCACTGCCGTGGAAACCATGGCCCAGATCTATCTTCTGGATTTTTATGTTTCTACGGTAGGATTGAAACCTTCTCTATTTGGCTTGGCTATGCTGATTGCGATCTTATGGGATGCGATCAGTGATCCTATTATGGGATATATCTCGGATCGAACTAGTTTCACAAATGGAAGAAGAAGACCTTATATTTTAATCGGAGGATTTTTACTAGGCCTAGGTGCATATTTTCTTTTCTCTCCTCCCGAGTTAGAGACCCAAACTTCTAAGTTTTTATACTTGGTAATCGCTTATTTTTTCACGAATACATTTATGACAATGATAGCGGTTCCTCATATCAGTTTAGGAGGAGAGATCGGTCATACATCTGGAGAAAGAAATAAAATCTTTGGTTGGAGATTATTCTTTGCGAATCTAGGCCTTTTGTGTGGATTACTTCTTCCTGCGATTTGGGTTTCTTTAGGAAAGGATGGATTTAGTTCTAGGAGCTTTTCTTCGGCGGTTATATGGATCTTATTGTGTTTTGTTTCTTATTTTTCTTATATTTTTACCAAAGGTAGAGATTTCCCTTATCGTAGATTAGAAACGGAGTCGAATTCCGTACGTGCGAATATTTTGTCCTTCTTTCAATCCGCTGTTTTTATATTAAAAAATCGTTATTTTCTACCTTTACTTTTGGCGTTTATTGTGGCGACTGCTGCAAGGACTTTAAACTCTTCTCTGGGACTTTTATATTATAAGGAAAGATTACTACTGGAAGATTCTCAAGTGGTGATCCGTATACTTCTTCCTTTTGTATTTTTTCTTACGATCTCTATTCCGCTTTGGATATACTTAGCAAAAAGATTCGGCAAAAAACTCCCTGCATTCTGGGGAAGTCTTTTGCTCGGAGTTATGACAATGATCTTATATCCGGTCTTGCCCCAAGGTTCTTATGAGGCTCCTTTGGTAGCAGCATTTTTTGGAGGAATATTCGCAGGCTCCATTTTACTTTTCGATTCATTGGTAGCAGATGTAGTAGATTATGATGAACTTCTTACAGGAGAGAAGAGAGAAGGTGCATATTTTGGATTCTGGAAGATGGCAACCAAGATCATTAGAGCGATTGGGTTTGCTTTTTTAGGTTTTTTGTTAGAAGCGATTGGATACCAAGCGGGAGCGCAAACACAAGACCCTGAGCTTGGCTGGAGATTGACAATTTTATTCGGACCAGTAGTAGGAAGTTTATTCGTTCTGGCTTCTTTGATCTTTACTAGAATGGGTCTTACTTCAGAAGTTCACGCAAAGATACGGGAACTTCTATCAAGAAAACAGAATATTCAAAAAAGAAGAAGTTCCGGCACTACGGCCGGATAAGTCTCAATACTTGTACTTCTTCTTAATTTCTTTTAAAGCGTCTTGGATATGCTTTTGTCTGACCTGAGGTCTTAGGTTCTTGCGGATGGGAAGATAACTTTCCGTAGTCGCAAGACTTTTATGACCTAAAAACTCTCTGATATCTTCCAGACTTTTGCCTTCTGCCAATTGGTGGATGGCTCTACTATGTCTGAGAGTGAACAAGGTTACCTGTGCTTTGATCCCTGCATACTTTGCTAGATCTCCGACCAAACGTTCCACGTTCCTGGAAGTCAAATGTGTTCCTTGGTATTTACCCGGGAACAAATAAGAACTTTTCTCGGTTCCAACTTCCTTTTCAAACTTCTTCAAAATCTTTTGTAATTCTGAATCCATCAAAACGGTTCTGTTTTGAGTAGGAATAGGTGAGTCTACTTTGATCGTTTTTTTAGAAAGATCGAATTGTCCCCATTTTAAACGAATGATCTCACCAACTCGCAAACCTGCATAATAGGCTAACGCGCAGAGAAGATGGGATCTAGGAGACTCGGAAGCTGTCTCCAAAAGAAGTGAAATCTCTTTTTGGTTCAGGACCTTCGGGGTTTTGTACTCCCTGGCTGGTCTTCTGAAGTCTTCGAATACGTTCATATCCAGAACTTCTTCAAAAAACATTTTTAAAGAACTGATGTTTATCTGGATTGTGGAAGAGGAAACCTTCTTCTTCCTTAAATATTCTATGTACTTTTCGATATCCTTGGTAACTACTTTTTCCGCGGGTTTGTCCGCGAATAAAAGAAAGTCCAAATTATATCTTAGGTAAGTGTATTCGGTCGCCTTTTTATAATTTCTTTGCCGAATTACCTTTACTAGTTTCTCGAAGGAAGACTTATTCTTCTTCGGGACCTCCGTATCTATCATCTCGGACCTCTAGTACTAACTGTATCATTTTTATATTTTGTGTATCCGGATGTTCCAAAAGTCCGCGTCACGATTTGTTGGAGTTCCAACATCGGGTTTGAACTTTTTAGAATGATATTTTTCTCATCCGGTTATAACGAAGATTCTAATTCCATTAGAATATCGTAAAGATATTTATGATTTTTGTAATATCTTATAAATTTGGACGTTTAAGGAAAGGGCAGAACGCCCTATTTGTATTAGACCCAGCCGGATCTGCGTAGGATTTCCTCGCAGACTTCTTCCGTATTGCGGTCATCTAAGGCAATCTGGATATCCGAATGAGCCCTGTATTGAGGTAGTCTGGATTCTAAAATTGTCTTATAAGAAAGAACGCTACTTAAAGGAGGACGAGTGGGGTCATTCTGGATCTTCTCTACTAAGTATTCAGATTTTCTGGATAGAGAGATCACAAATGCGGATTCTTTCAGTATATTTGTCTTTCTTTCACTTACAATCTCCTTACCTGATTCGTCCTGGTCGAATAATATTCCACCGCCACAATCCAAGATCAGATTTTGGGAAGCTGAGACTTGTTTTAGGATTTGGAATTCAAGGTCGCGGAAAGGTTTCCAATTTCCTGAATGTGATTTTACGAAGTCTGGAATGGACACTCCACCTGTCAGGTAGACAGCTATCATGTCTGTTGAGATTACGGGTTTGCCTGTGAGTTTGGAAAGTTTACGGGAGATTTTAGATTTTCCAACACCTCTTGGGCCGATCAGGGCAATGTTTTTCAAACCGAGATCAACTCTTCGATATGTTTTGCCATCTCCGGTAAAAGAGTGTAGTACATTTGCAGATCTCCCTCTGTCACACCTACGTTCTGTAAGGCTTTAGTAGAGAGTTGAATTTTTAAACCGCCTATGTCAATTCCCATTCCACCTAGGATCACGATACAATTCGCAATATGAACGACAGAAACTAATTCAGGGAACTGAGTGGCCTTTTCAGGTTCAGTATAAAATCTAGCTACTTCTATCAATTCCTCAGGGAAATTCCATTTAGCTAAAAGTTTTGCTCCTGCTTCCTGGTGAGTGTATCCGAAAAACTTCGCCTCTAAGTCAGTATAAGGTCCTTGGTAGGTTTGTAATTCGGTTCTGAATTGCATGAGAACTGTAGGAAAGAAATCGGCGAGGATTACTTTTCCTATATTATGGAGAAGTCCTGCAGTAAATACTACATCCTTATCCAATTTCAGTTTTTTCTGGACTGCTATTCTTTTAGCAAGTTCCGCTACGATCAATGAATGGATCCAATTAGATTCTCCATCTACTTGATAACCTTTCAGTTCTTTTTTAAGAATACCTTTGGTTTCATTTAGAAGAATTATTTCTTGTACAGTCTTGATCCCAAGGGTCATTAAGGATTCTTGAACTGTTTTTACAGGCTTAGCAGGACGGAAATATGCAGAGTTAGAAAGTTTGATCACTGCAGCTGTAAGTCCAGGATCTTTCGAAATTTCCTTAGCCAGCTCTGCGATGACTACATCCGGTTTGCCTACCATCTCCATCACTTTACTTACTACGGAGGAGATTTTAGGAAGCTGGGCTTCGTTTTCAAAAAGTTGATCTATCTTTTCTTTCATTCCGTTACCTGACCTTATAAAGGTACTTTTCGAATCCGCCCTTCTTTAAAAGGATCCTGCCATCATCCAAATAGAGACTAATCGTTCTGCCTTCATGGCCTCCGACATCTTCTACGAGTAACGTTATTTTTTCTTTATCTAAAAATTCTTTTGCGACACTTACATTCAAGTCGCCTATGTTCTGCAGGAAGCTTGAATTCATTCCCTTGAACATGGAAGCTCCTCCGAATAGACGAGCAAAATATTCCCCCTTGCCGCAGCCTAACTCAGTCATCCTTTTTACCAATTCAGGCAGAGCAGTTTCAGCGTATTTATGAGGATTTTTGGAGGAATCTTTTCCAGAAGGATCTTTGGCGAGCATGATATGGGCCATGGCTCCTACCTTCTTCTCGGGAGAATAAAAAACGACCCCGATACAGGAACCTAATGTGGTGCGGATCATAGAAGGAGACTGTCCTCCTTGGATATCCGCGATCCCGACGTTTATAATTTTTACGTCTTTATTGAGCATACTTTCTGTCAGTAATAACCGGGTAGTATTTTAGGATCATCCAAGTTCCTTCAAATCTTTTTTCCCGGAAATTTCGCCGGACCGGAATCGAATTATGTGACGATTTAACCTTCTAAAAATCCCGTGGGAATTCCTACTCTTTTTGGAAAAATAGAGTTTCATATCATCCAGCTTAAAGGAAATTGTATGTAAAGAAAGGAAATCGACCCTCTTGCAAACAATCGCCTCATCCGAACCGATCCGTACCTTGGAATTAAACGGTTCCCAAATCACTATTTTGGGAACGGCTCATATCAGCCAAAAAAGTATAGATGAAGTTTCCAGAATTATCCAAGAAGAAAAACCGGACACGGTCTGTGTGGAACTTTGTGCTTCCAGAATGAGATCCGTTCAGGATCCGGATCATTGGA
Encoded here:
- a CDS encoding SDR family oxidoreductase → MNILITGASGGLGKNLAEKAYALGHNILLTNLNEKALKDYITKQKFDKNRVLISKLDVTSPSDWKKVMDLAYKKWGKLDILMNVAGYLLPGYIENVSPKDIDKHIDINAKGLMYGTREASIRMIAQGGGHIINIASLAGVAPIPGISLYSTSKFAVRGFSLAVAQELRPKKVFVSVVCPDAIQTPMLDLQKDYEEASMTFSGNRYLKTEEVTDIIFNKVIPNKPMEVLIPGSRGFLAKVGSFLPGLNALLSPSLMNKGKKKQTVYKKV
- a CDS encoding trimeric intracellular cation channel family protein, translating into MDLSYFFNLAGVTVFAVSGALAAAEKKTYHADAFSVFFTGFITAIGGGTLRDITLGNYPVSWVSDSNVLWAIFAGFAITFIFPRFLIRMKTGIFFFDTVGIGIYTVIGTRISLLSGVNPFAAAILGMVSAVFGGVIRDTLINEVPMIFRREIYATACLAGAILYIVLDRYEVNGSLNTAVSALLVIIVRMIAVRFNLSLPKFRLPE
- a CDS encoding alanine racemase, which encodes MYRKGSNHGLLWIFAVALLLIVFIKPKDNGVSYTSYFKDLNTELKQNGPGKPIVLLDLDRLDSNLKLLKEKIKLPLSYRVVVKSLPSIDLLKYIVNATGSKRLMVFHSGDIIMLLNDPEFQKFDILLGKPMPIAALENIYSKTKKENFQNVQWLIDTSNRATQYLEFAKKKELKLQLSLEIDIGLHRGGFSNPEDSLAVLELLQTNPKSIELSGYMGYEPHVASVPVIFGDKISAMEKSLQNSLDKYSDFIKLGREKFPNLFQKEMVFNGGGSKTYSFYQKNPGIVNDVSLGSALVKPTDFDVESLEEHSPAAFIATPVLKKLEGTKIPFLESLSFLFPIWNPNQEVTYFIYGGAFSAKKESPKGLEDNSLFGSSTNQSILNGSKATNLEPDDQVFFRPTQSEKVMAEMGEIHLVRSGKLIGIWKTFIN
- a CDS encoding MFS transporter, which produces MKEQTLSNRTMAGYASAEVGITAVETMAQIYLLDFYVSTVGLKPSLFGLAMLIAILWDAISDPIMGYISDRTSFTNGRRRPYILIGGFLLGLGAYFLFSPPELETQTSKFLYLVIAYFFTNTFMTMIAVPHISLGGEIGHTSGERNKIFGWRLFFANLGLLCGLLLPAIWVSLGKDGFSSRSFSSAVIWILLCFVSYFSYIFTKGRDFPYRRLETESNSVRANILSFFQSAVFILKNRYFLPLLLAFIVATAARTLNSSLGLLYYKERLLLEDSQVVIRILLPFVFFLTISIPLWIYLAKRFGKKLPAFWGSLLLGVMTMILYPVLPQGSYEAPLVAAFFGGIFAGSILLFDSLVADVVDYDELLTGEKREGAYFGFWKMATKIIRAIGFAFLGFLLEAIGYQAGAQTQDPELGWRLTILFGPVVGSLFVLASLIFTRMGLTSEVHAKIRELLSRKQNIQKRRSSGTTAG
- a CDS encoding tyrosine-type recombinase/integrase, producing MIDTEVPKKNKSSFEKLVKVIRQRNYKKATEYTYLRYNLDFLLFADKPAEKVVTKDIEKYIEYLRKKKVSSSTIQINISSLKMFFEEVLDMNVFEDFRRPAREYKTPKVLNQKEISLLLETASESPRSHLLCALAYYAGLRVGEIIRLKWGQFDLSKKTIKVDSPIPTQNRTVLMDSELQKILKKFEKEVGTEKSSYLFPGKYQGTHLTSRNVERLVGDLAKYAGIKAQVTLFTLRHSRAIHQLAEGKSLEDIREFLGHKSLATTESYLPIRKNLRPQVRQKHIQDALKEIKKKYKY
- a CDS encoding shikimate kinase produces the protein MKNIALIGPRGVGKSKISRKLSKLTGKPVISTDMIAVYLTGGVSIPDFVKSHSGNWKPFRDLEFQILKQVSASQNLILDCGGGILFDQDESGKEIVSERKTNILKESAFVISLSRKSEYLVEKIQNDPTRPPLSSVLSYKTILESRLPQYRAHSDIQIALDDRNTEEVCEEILRRSGWV
- a CDS encoding HDOD domain-containing protein — translated: MKEKIDQLFENEAQLPKISSVVSKVMEMVGKPDVVIAELAKEISKDPGLTAAVIKLSNSAYFRPAKPVKTVQESLMTLGIKTVQEIILLNETKGILKKELKGYQVDGESNWIHSLIVAELAKRIAVQKKLKLDKDVVFTAGLLHNIGKVILADFFPTVLMQFRTELQTYQGPYTDLEAKFFGYTHQEAGAKLLAKWNFPEELIEVARFYTEPEKATQFPELVSVVHIANCIVILGGMGIDIGGLKIQLSTKALQNVGVTEGDLQMYYTLLPEMAKHIEELISV
- a CDS encoding chemotaxis protein CheD; protein product: MLNKDVKIINVGIADIQGGQSPSMIRTTLGSCIGVVFYSPEKKVGAMAHIMLAKDPSGKDSSKNPHKYAETALPELVKRMTELGCGKGEYFARLFGGASMFKGMNSSFLQNIGDLNVSVAKEFLDKEKITLLVEDVGGHEGRTISLYLDDGRILLKKGGFEKYLYKVR